From a region of the Zingiber officinale cultivar Zhangliang chromosome 4B, Zo_v1.1, whole genome shotgun sequence genome:
- the LOC121975316 gene encoding uncharacterized protein LOC121975316: MSAYISRNVLRSREWSHRLPPIRCVLFHSSPTSLSRRSSDRSDSENKIRFSVRLKRSDARTAVRNICLNGTSSKQYIQGEDIGWFGNRKGSRNFKLQDNMGESNKNQRPKSKDKSKYQRVSDCWKSKHDKNRHRQRGQNFDDDDDGGYEHHSTKFNRFGGQRSFTWSFNSDEKLHFNNFCGGFEWRDCSQKAKSRTRIWNESDLEEEEEESIDVRLQSHRRVLELPLTGPLTLDAIKSAFHAHALKWHPDKHGGPSQVIAEEKFKVCVDAYNTLRNALK, from the exons ATGAGTGCATATATCTCCAGGAACGTGCTCAGATCACGGGAATGGAGTCATCGGCTGCCGCCGATCCGTTGCGTACTGTTCCATTCCTCTCCGACCTCCCTCTCCAggcgcagctccgatcgatcggaTAGCGAG AATAAAATCAGGTTTTCAGTCCGTCTAAAGCGATCAGATGCAAGGACAGCTGTTAGAAATATCTGTCTCAATGGAACTTCCTCCAAGCAATACATTCAG GGTGAAGATATTGGTTGGTTTGGTAACAGAAAAGGCAGTAGAAATTTCAAGTTACAGGACAATATGGGTGAATCAAACAAAAATCAACGGCCAAAGAGTAAAGATAAATCAAAATATCAAAGAGTATCAGACTGTTGGAAAAGTAAACATGACAAAAACAGGC ATAGGCAACGTGGGCAGaactttgatgatgatgatgatggtggtTATGAGCATCATAGTACCAAGTTCAACAGATTTGGTGGACAAAGATCTTTTACATGGTCTTTTAATTCAGACGAAAAACTTCATTTCAACAATTTTTGTGGTGGATTTGAGTGGAGAGATTGTTCACAGAAGGCTAAATCAAGGACTCGGATATGGAATGAAAGTGatctcgaagaagaagaagaagaatcaattGATGTAAGATTGCAATCCCATAGAAGAGTTCTGGAATTGCCACTGACAGGTCCCTTGACACTAGATGCTATCAAATCTGC TTTCCATGCTCATGCTTTAAAGTGGCACCCTGACAAGCATGGAGGCCCTTCTCAG GTTATAGCAGAGGAAAAGTTCAAGGTTTGTGTCGATGCATACAACACGCTTCGCAATGCCCTAAAATGA
- the LOC121975317 gene encoding probable serine/threonine-protein kinase kinX isoform X2 encodes MVAKEDVDKSRTIDKTVIQEKEVHTRVYNLEMTEAEKKETEEHPTKIIPETNTEEPHKSEEHRVEKKEVELHEPEQLEMKEAVPHEAGEHPVDISNVEVKEENPHETKVQPNVTSILEQKEAERHETGKQSTELSKSVIPEAEEEEEEQLNEVSRISTKEAIPHETEEQSTEVANAGKDETESHNTKEPTEVSKPETEMETHEKEEQPNEVSKVDMKEAMPHEIEEHSTEVSSVGMSKAEPPNIEEQPTEISKPETEVEPHEKEEQPDEVSKVDMKEAVPCDIEERSIEASTAGMNKAEPHNLEEQPTEVSKEETEVEPDEKEEQHDEVSKVDMKEAIPHEIEEQSMEVSSAGMSEAEPHNTEEQHTEVSKPETKEAEPHVANAETKLAELSTNENPTDIEKEPTVGSKAEMEQGESRTTEEATVAYEAERKEAEPREIEEPSTKLSKPEMNAAEQLEIENQSIKPETTEATIKVTALETSVRSASTNCDSYASNVEPLDLEAKTFIDTAKMEKMEPISTQGDKTVQEKIDV; translated from the coding sequence ATGGTAGCAAAGGAAGATGTGGACAAGTCGAGGACAATCGACAAAACAGTCATACAGGAGAAAGAAGTACATACTAGGGTATATAATCTGGAAATGACTGAagcggaaaagaaagaaacagaaGAACACCCTACTAAGATTATTCCTGAAACAAACACAGAAGAACCGCACAAATCTGAAGAACACCGTGTTGAGAAGAAGGAAGTTGAGCTGCATGAACCAGAACAGCTTGAAATGAAGGAAGCTGTGCCGCATGAAGCAGGAGAACATCCAGTTGATATATCTAATGTGGAAGTGAAGGAGGAAAATCCACATGAAACCAAAGTGCAACCTAATGTGACATCTATACTTGAACAGAAGGAAGCAGAACGGCATGAAACAGGCAAGCAATCTACTGAATTATCTAAATCTGTAATCCCAGAggcagaagaggaagaggaagaacaaCTTAATGAAGTATCTAGAATCAGCACCAAGGAAGCAATACCACATGAAACAGAAGAGCAATCTACTGAGGTAGCTAACGCTGGAAAGGATGAAACTGAATCCCATAACACAAAAGAACCTACTGAGGTATCTAAACCAGAAACTGAGATGGAAACACATGAAAAGGAAGAACAACCTAATGAAGTATCTAAAGTTGACATGAAGGAAGCAATGCCACATGAAATAGAAGAACATTCCACTGAGGTATCTAGTGTTGGAATGAGCAAAGCTGAACCACCTAACATAGAAGAACAACCTACTGAGATATCTAAACCAGAAACTGAGGTGGAACCACATGAAAAGGAAGAACAGCCTGATGAAGTATCTAAAGTCGACATGAAGGAAGCAGTACCATGTGATATAGAAGAACGATCCATTGAGGCATCTACTGCTGGAATGAACAAAGCTGAACCACATAACTTGGAAGAACAACCTACTGAGGTATCTAAAGAAGAAACTGAAGTGGAACCAGATGAAAAGGAAGAACAGCATGATGAAGTATCTAAAGTTGACATGAAGGAAGCAATACCACATGAAATAGAAGAACAATCCATGGAGGTATCTAGTGCTGGAATGAGCGAAGCTGAACCACATAACACAGAAGAACAACATACTGAGGTTTCTAAACCAGAAACTAAGGAAGCAGAGCCACATGTTGCTAATGCTGAAACAAAGCTAGCAGAACTAAGTACAAATGAAAACCCCACTGATATAGAAAAAGAACCTACTGTGGGATCTAAAGCTGAAATGGAACAAGGAGAATCACGAACAACAGAAGAAGCTACTGTAGCATACGAAGCTGAAAGAAAGGAAGCAGAACCTCGTGAAATTGAAGAACCTTCAACTAAGCTATCTAAACCTGAAATGAACGCAGCAGAGCAACTTGAAATAGAAAACCAATCTATTAAACCTGAGACTACTGAAGCTACTATAAAGGTTACGGCACTTGAGACCTCTGTTCGTTCTGCATCAACAAATTGTGATTCATATGCATCCAATGTGGAACCATTGGACTTAGAAGCGAAAACCTTTATCGACACTGCTAAAATGGAGAAGATGGAACCCATTTCCACACAAGGAGATAAAACGGTCCAGGAGAAAATAGACGTGTGA
- the LOC121975317 gene encoding probable serine/threonine-protein kinase kinX isoform X1, with translation MGACATKPRTQPDAPPPPDPTAEDGVGEQGADLGSTPEETRRKSLGDLFKNEETVRPSETKTDTSVASETTLLEPMVAKEDVDKSRTIDKTVIQEKEVHTRVYNLEMTEAEKKETEEHPTKIIPETNTEEPHKSEEHRVEKKEVELHEPEQLEMKEAVPHEAGEHPVDISNVEVKEENPHETKVQPNVTSILEQKEAERHETGKQSTELSKSVIPEAEEEEEEQLNEVSRISTKEAIPHETEEQSTEVANAGKDETESHNTKEPTEVSKPETEMETHEKEEQPNEVSKVDMKEAMPHEIEEHSTEVSSVGMSKAEPPNIEEQPTEISKPETEVEPHEKEEQPDEVSKVDMKEAVPCDIEERSIEASTAGMNKAEPHNLEEQPTEVSKEETEVEPDEKEEQHDEVSKVDMKEAIPHEIEEQSMEVSSAGMSEAEPHNTEEQHTEVSKPETKEAEPHVANAETKLAELSTNENPTDIEKEPTVGSKAEMEQGESRTTEEATVAYEAERKEAEPREIEEPSTKLSKPEMNAAEQLEIENQSIKPETTEATIKVTALETSVRSASTNCDSYASNVEPLDLEAKTFIDTAKMEKMEPISTQGDKTVQEKIDV, from the exons ATGGGAGCGTGCGCGACGAAGCCCAGGACGCAACCGGATGCCCCCCCGCCGCCGGATCCGACCGCGGAGGACGGCGTCGGGGAACAAGGCGCCGACCTAGGATCGACGCCCGAAGAGACTCGCCGGAAATCGCTCGGCGACTTGTTCAAG AATGAAGAGACGGTCAGACCCTCTGAGACTAAGACTGATACAAGTGTTGCATCGGAAACTACTTTACTAGAACCTATGGTAGCAAAGGAAGATGTGGACAAGTCGAGGACAATCGACAAAACAGTCATACAGGAGAAAGAAGTACATACTAGGGTATATAATCTGGAAATGACTGAagcggaaaagaaagaaacagaaGAACACCCTACTAAGATTATTCCTGAAACAAACACAGAAGAACCGCACAAATCTGAAGAACACCGTGTTGAGAAGAAGGAAGTTGAGCTGCATGAACCAGAACAGCTTGAAATGAAGGAAGCTGTGCCGCATGAAGCAGGAGAACATCCAGTTGATATATCTAATGTGGAAGTGAAGGAGGAAAATCCACATGAAACCAAAGTGCAACCTAATGTGACATCTATACTTGAACAGAAGGAAGCAGAACGGCATGAAACAGGCAAGCAATCTACTGAATTATCTAAATCTGTAATCCCAGAggcagaagaggaagaggaagaacaaCTTAATGAAGTATCTAGAATCAGCACCAAGGAAGCAATACCACATGAAACAGAAGAGCAATCTACTGAGGTAGCTAACGCTGGAAAGGATGAAACTGAATCCCATAACACAAAAGAACCTACTGAGGTATCTAAACCAGAAACTGAGATGGAAACACATGAAAAGGAAGAACAACCTAATGAAGTATCTAAAGTTGACATGAAGGAAGCAATGCCACATGAAATAGAAGAACATTCCACTGAGGTATCTAGTGTTGGAATGAGCAAAGCTGAACCACCTAACATAGAAGAACAACCTACTGAGATATCTAAACCAGAAACTGAGGTGGAACCACATGAAAAGGAAGAACAGCCTGATGAAGTATCTAAAGTCGACATGAAGGAAGCAGTACCATGTGATATAGAAGAACGATCCATTGAGGCATCTACTGCTGGAATGAACAAAGCTGAACCACATAACTTGGAAGAACAACCTACTGAGGTATCTAAAGAAGAAACTGAAGTGGAACCAGATGAAAAGGAAGAACAGCATGATGAAGTATCTAAAGTTGACATGAAGGAAGCAATACCACATGAAATAGAAGAACAATCCATGGAGGTATCTAGTGCTGGAATGAGCGAAGCTGAACCACATAACACAGAAGAACAACATACTGAGGTTTCTAAACCAGAAACTAAGGAAGCAGAGCCACATGTTGCTAATGCTGAAACAAAGCTAGCAGAACTAAGTACAAATGAAAACCCCACTGATATAGAAAAAGAACCTACTGTGGGATCTAAAGCTGAAATGGAACAAGGAGAATCACGAACAACAGAAGAAGCTACTGTAGCATACGAAGCTGAAAGAAAGGAAGCAGAACCTCGTGAAATTGAAGAACCTTCAACTAAGCTATCTAAACCTGAAATGAACGCAGCAGAGCAACTTGAAATAGAAAACCAATCTATTAAACCTGAGACTACTGAAGCTACTATAAAGGTTACGGCACTTGAGACCTCTGTTCGTTCTGCATCAACAAATTGTGATTCATATGCATCCAATGTGGAACCATTGGACTTAGAAGCGAAAACCTTTATCGACACTGCTAAAATGGAGAAGATGGAACCCATTTCCACACAAGGAGATAAAACGGTCCAGGAGAAAATAGACGTGTGA